A portion of the Candidatus Zixiibacteriota bacterium genome contains these proteins:
- a CDS encoding LuxR C-terminal-related transcriptional regulator, translated as MPRKKESDFAEIMVDKLFLESFANEQSAYHSDGGSHSPAAGLDKFRSKLRWHIDHSLSQRQKQVIKYYLNGKKERQIAQILGVAQQVVNIYKWRAIKKLQRVMAL; from the coding sequence GTGCCACGAAAGAAGGAAAGTGACTTCGCGGAAATCATGGTCGATAAGCTCTTTCTGGAGTCGTTCGCCAATGAACAATCTGCTTATCACTCCGATGGTGGCAGCCACTCGCCCGCGGCCGGGCTGGATAAGTTTCGTTCCAAACTGCGTTGGCATATTGATCATTCACTCTCTCAACGTCAGAAGCAAGTGATCAAATACTACCTGAATGGCAAGAAAGAACGTCAAATCGCGCAGATTCTGGGGGTGGCTCAACAGGTCGTAAATATTTATAAATGGCGCGCCATCAAAAAGTTACAGCGGGTCATGGCCCTGTAG
- a CDS encoding glycosyltransferase family 2 protein translates to MQPKVLVTVVTFNEGEKLKTLVPKFSTEGSYDLLFIDDGSTDASYRFLENLGHKVIRHQTNLGVGVGIRDAVKYGRQNGYDSIVIMAGNGKMQPEEIPQLIKPILDDGADYVQGSRYLEGGRSPNLPLFRKVTIRLFTAIVNLAIRFKGTDITCGFRAYRLNIFDHPEIDIDQNWLGRYEMEYYIHYKVATLGFRMAEAPVAMVYPQEGKNYSKIKPFVGWWSMVRPWIFLVLRLKK, encoded by the coding sequence GTGCAGCCTAAAGTCCTGGTCACGGTAGTCACTTTCAACGAGGGCGAGAAACTCAAAACGCTGGTGCCGAAATTTTCGACTGAGGGGAGTTACGATCTGCTTTTCATAGACGACGGCTCCACCGACGCAAGCTATCGCTTTCTTGAAAACCTGGGCCACAAGGTCATCAGGCATCAGACCAATCTCGGCGTTGGTGTCGGTATTCGGGACGCCGTCAAGTATGGCCGACAAAACGGTTACGACAGCATCGTCATCATGGCCGGCAACGGCAAGATGCAACCCGAAGAGATACCACAACTAATCAAGCCGATTCTCGATGATGGTGCCGACTACGTTCAGGGCTCGCGCTATCTTGAGGGCGGGCGCTCCCCCAACCTGCCGCTGTTTCGCAAAGTCACGATCAGATTGTTCACGGCTATCGTCAATCTGGCCATTCGCTTCAAAGGCACCGACATTACCTGTGGTTTTCGTGCCTATCGGCTGAACATCTTCGACCATCCTGAGATCGACATAGATCAGAACTGGCTGGGGCGTTACGAGATGGAATACTACATTCACTACAAGGTTGCTACGCTCGGTTTTCGCATGGCTGAAGCGCCGGTTGCGATGGTCTATCCCCAGGAGGGGAAGAACTACAGTAAGATCAAACCATTTGTTGGCTGGTGGTCTATGGTTCGGCCGTGGATTTTTCTTGTTTTGCGCCTGAAGAAGTAG